In Clostridia bacterium, the genomic window CGTCTGACCTTCCTGCAGGCGGTGACCGAAGAATTAAAGCTAACGGACGTAACCTTTGTGCATGCCCGAGCAGAGGACGGGGGAAGAGATAAAAAATTAAGAGAGAAATTCGATTTTTCGGTGGCAAGAGCAGTGGCAAACCTTTCGACTTTAAGTGAATATTGTCTGCCCTTTGTCAAGCAGAACGGATATTTTGTAGCTATGAAAGGACCGAAAGCACAGCAGGAAATTGCAGACGGCAAGAATGCGCTTTCCAAGCTTGGCGGTCATGTGGAAACGGTGTTGGAGGAGAAAATTCCGGGTACCGACTTAGAACATGTGATTGTTACGGTAAAAAAAGTTCGACAGACCCC contains:
- the rsmG gene encoding 16S rRNA (guanine(527)-N(7))-methyltransferase RsmG; the protein is MIDRLKQGFNDLSMEVSDEQIAKLLRYGELLVEWNEKMNLTAITDPVEIAEKHFLDSAMCLKCGISGSVIDVGTGAGFPGLVLKILKPDIKLCLLDSLQKRLTFLQAVTEELKLTDVTFVHARAEDGGRDKKLREKFDFSVARAVANLSTLSEYCLPFVKQNGYFVAMKGPKAQQEIADGKNALSKLGGHVETVLEEKIPGTDLEHVIVTVKKVRQTPPQYPRKAGKPSKEPL